The Citrifermentans bemidjiense Bem genome window below encodes:
- a CDS encoding FAD-binding oxidoreductase, protein MENSFIKALAGIVGAPNTLTDPESLACYGYDSTPELQSRPGAVLLPGSAEEISQVMALCHEAGVRVTPRGSGTNLSGGSISFDAGVVLQTSRLNRILEIDEENLTATVETGVITSALHREVEAKGLFYPPDPGSMNISTMGGNVAENSGGLRGLKYGVTDDYVMGLKTVLADGDLLKTGGKVVKDVAGYNLNQLLVSSEGTLGIFTEITVKLIPKPVAKKTMLVHFPQLEQAALTVSHIIAARIIPATLEFLDRVTIKCVEDYAHVGLPLDVDAVLLIEVDGHPAQVEEDAAGIREICERHHCSFFQTAAGPEEALKLATARRVALSALARMRPTTILEDATVPRSCIAPMVKLIQDTARKYDLLIGTFGHAGDGNLHPTCLTDERNPDEISRAHKAFGEIFEATIAMGGTITGEHGVGVAKKKYLPKLVGESGLRVMRGIKGALDPKGILNPGKIFSLTSD, encoded by the coding sequence ATGGAAAACAGTTTCATAAAGGCGCTGGCCGGAATCGTCGGAGCACCGAACACCCTGACCGATCCCGAATCGCTCGCCTGCTACGGATACGATTCCACCCCCGAACTGCAGAGCAGGCCGGGCGCGGTGCTGCTCCCGGGGAGCGCTGAAGAGATTTCGCAGGTCATGGCGCTTTGCCACGAGGCGGGTGTGCGGGTCACCCCCCGCGGCTCCGGCACCAACCTTTCCGGCGGCTCCATCTCCTTCGATGCCGGGGTGGTGCTGCAGACCAGCCGTCTGAACCGGATCCTGGAGATCGATGAGGAGAACCTGACGGCTACCGTGGAGACCGGCGTGATCACCTCGGCGCTGCACCGCGAGGTGGAGGCGAAGGGGCTTTTCTACCCACCCGACCCGGGGAGCATGAACATCTCCACCATGGGTGGGAACGTGGCCGAGAACTCCGGGGGGTTGCGCGGTCTCAAGTACGGCGTGACCGACGACTACGTGATGGGGCTTAAGACGGTCCTCGCCGACGGCGACCTGTTGAAGACCGGCGGCAAGGTGGTGAAGGACGTGGCGGGCTACAACCTGAACCAGCTCCTCGTCTCCTCCGAGGGGACACTAGGCATCTTCACGGAGATCACCGTGAAGCTGATCCCGAAGCCGGTGGCCAAGAAGACCATGCTGGTGCACTTCCCGCAGTTGGAGCAGGCGGCCCTCACCGTCTCGCACATCATCGCCGCGCGCATCATCCCGGCCACCTTGGAATTCCTGGACCGGGTCACCATCAAGTGCGTCGAGGATTACGCCCACGTGGGGCTGCCGCTCGACGTCGACGCGGTGCTCCTCATCGAGGTGGACGGCCACCCCGCCCAGGTGGAGGAGGACGCCGCCGGCATCAGGGAGATCTGCGAGCGGCACCACTGCTCCTTCTTCCAGACCGCAGCCGGGCCCGAAGAGGCCTTGAAGCTCGCCACTGCGCGCCGGGTGGCGCTTTCCGCCTTGGCCCGCATGAGGCCCACCACCATCTTGGAGGACGCAACAGTCCCCAGAAGCTGCATAGCGCCCATGGTGAAGCTGATCCAAGACACCGCCAGGAAGTACGACCTCCTGATCGGCACCTTCGGCCATGCCGGCGACGGCAACCTCCACCCCACCTGCCTCACCGACGAGAGGAACCCCGACGAGATCTCCCGCGCCCACAAGGCCTTCGGCGAGATCTTCGAGGCCACCATAGCCATGGGGGGGACCATCACCGGCGAGCACGGGGTAGGGGTGGCCAAGAAGAAGTACCTACCTAAGCTGGTGGGAGAGTCCGGTCTGCGCGTTATGCGCGGCATCAAGGGCGCGCTCGATCCCAAGGGGATACTGAACCCTGGGAAAATCTTTAGTCTGACTTCGGACTAG
- a CDS encoding LrgB family protein — translation MNLLFSASLILLTLGAYLATRRIFLAYRHPLLNPVFLSTVVIISLMKLTGYSWDDYQPAKEVMTFLLGPATVALALPLYHNRSLLRRHAPTVLAGVAAGSLTTMAAALVAGRLFSLGDTLLLSLGPKSVTVPIAVEISRLCGGEAPLTAAFVVATGMLGSILGPGALSLLRVKHPMARGLALGTVSHGQGTAVALMESETAGAMSGVAMALAAVFTALVAPYYLPLFLR, via the coding sequence ATGAACCTGCTCTTCAGTGCCTCCCTTATCCTGCTGACCCTTGGGGCTTATCTCGCGACCCGCCGCATCTTCCTTGCCTACCGGCACCCGCTGCTGAACCCGGTCTTCCTGAGCACCGTCGTCATCATCTCCCTCATGAAGCTCACGGGGTACTCCTGGGACGACTACCAGCCGGCCAAGGAGGTGATGACCTTCCTGCTCGGCCCAGCCACGGTGGCGCTCGCCCTGCCGCTCTACCACAACCGGTCGCTGTTGCGCCGGCATGCTCCTACAGTTCTGGCAGGGGTTGCCGCTGGGTCGCTGACTACCATGGCCGCAGCCCTGGTAGCTGGAAGGCTTTTCTCCTTGGGCGACACCCTGCTCCTCTCCCTGGGGCCGAAATCCGTGACCGTCCCCATAGCCGTGGAGATCTCGCGCCTATGCGGAGGGGAAGCCCCGCTTACCGCTGCCTTCGTAGTGGCCACGGGAATGCTCGGCTCCATCCTCGGGCCGGGAGCGCTCTCGCTACTCAGGGTGAAGCACCCGATGGCCCGGGGGCTCGCGCTCGGCACCGTTTCCCATGGCCAGGGAACCGCGGTGGCGCTAATGGAGAGCGAGACCGCAGGCGCCATGAGCGGGGTAGCCATGGCGCTTGCCGCCGTATTTACCGCATTGGTAGCACCATATTACCTCCCGCTTTTCCTGCGCTAG
- a CDS encoding CidA/LrgA family protein, translating to MTKTAFNISWQVLLLWLVFRLGTFLVALLHLSLPGNVAGMLIMFLLLASGAVKPSLIEEGGGFLLKHFAFFFIPISVGLMTFGDLMRQSGAVLLLVLTVSALVGVAATGVSVELLQGRSSR from the coding sequence ATGACAAAAACCGCATTCAACATATCCTGGCAGGTACTGCTCCTGTGGCTGGTATTTCGCCTGGGGACCTTTCTGGTCGCCTTGCTGCATCTCTCCCTGCCGGGCAACGTGGCAGGGATGCTGATCATGTTCCTCCTTTTGGCGAGCGGCGCGGTGAAGCCGTCGCTCATCGAAGAGGGGGGCGGCTTCCTCCTCAAACACTTCGCCTTCTTCTTCATCCCGATCTCGGTGGGACTCATGACCTTCGGGGATCTGATGCGTCAAAGCGGCGCGGTCCTCCTCCTCGTCCTCACCGTGAGCGCCCTGGTGGGGGTGGCGGCTACCGGGGTCTCGGTGGAACTGCTGCAGGGGAGATCGTCACGATGA
- a CDS encoding L-lactate permease, giving the protein MPWIQSYTPVAGSLAMSALVAAIPLVVIFICLAVFKMKAHKAGPLAVASAVAIAIFVWQMPAKLAGLATIHGAAFGLFPVFYIVVTTILLYNITVKGGQFEIIRASLAGLTGDRRLQALLIAFCFGAFIEGAAGFGTPVAIAGATLVGLGFRPFYAAGVCLIANTAPVAFGAIGIPVVALAGVMGYDDGGLMKLSTMVGRQLPFVSVFIPFYVIMIMVGWKKTIEVLPAIVVCGVTFAFAQWGTASYLGPYLPDVTASLLTLAALVILLKFWQPKTVWTFDHEPEFSGKESHEYTGGQVFRAWAPYLVLTIMVLVWGIPSVKTSLDKSKVVVPVTGLDNAIVKKVSKPEDGVKKVAAVKAEAAKQAALLAPADAKQAALAAGLAELQGLEDKLLVVEQSLPAGKAVVTAERLAAYDAVDKKQKDLQKIEKELVEAKSADKAQFKALDKAVADQLPAKIAAKFTFNFMSAAGTAILIAAILSALICGVGIGEFFQVLGKTLFDMRWPAVTVASVVGLAFVMNASGMTTSMGISFTKAGAFFPFLSPFLGMLGVFLTGSDTSSNVLFGGLQKVTAEQLGMNPLLTGAANTSGGVMGKMISPQSIAVACAATGLVGEEGNLFRFTLKHALFLTTVMGIIVALQAYVFPWMIP; this is encoded by the coding sequence ATGCCATGGATTCAGAGCTACACACCTGTAGCGGGTAGTCTCGCGATGTCGGCTTTGGTCGCCGCCATCCCCCTCGTCGTCATCTTCATCTGTCTGGCCGTCTTCAAGATGAAGGCGCACAAGGCGGGCCCCTTGGCGGTCGCCTCCGCCGTCGCCATCGCGATCTTCGTCTGGCAGATGCCGGCGAAACTTGCCGGGCTCGCCACCATCCACGGCGCGGCCTTCGGTCTGTTCCCTGTCTTCTACATCGTGGTGACCACCATTCTCCTTTACAACATCACCGTCAAGGGGGGGCAGTTCGAGATCATCCGCGCCTCCCTGGCGGGGCTCACCGGTGACCGCCGACTGCAGGCGCTTCTGATCGCCTTCTGCTTCGGCGCCTTCATCGAGGGGGCCGCGGGCTTCGGCACCCCGGTCGCCATCGCCGGCGCCACCCTGGTGGGCCTCGGTTTCCGTCCCTTCTACGCCGCAGGGGTCTGTCTCATCGCCAACACCGCGCCGGTCGCCTTCGGTGCCATCGGCATTCCGGTGGTCGCGCTGGCGGGCGTCATGGGTTACGACGACGGCGGCCTGATGAAGCTCTCCACCATGGTGGGGAGGCAGCTTCCCTTCGTCTCCGTGTTCATCCCGTTCTACGTCATCATGATCATGGTAGGCTGGAAGAAGACCATCGAAGTCCTCCCCGCCATCGTCGTCTGCGGCGTCACCTTCGCCTTTGCCCAGTGGGGCACCGCCAGCTATCTCGGTCCCTACCTCCCCGACGTTACCGCCTCGCTTCTGACCCTGGCCGCCCTCGTCATCCTGCTCAAGTTCTGGCAGCCCAAAACCGTCTGGACCTTCGATCACGAACCCGAGTTCTCCGGCAAGGAAAGTCACGAATACACCGGCGGTCAGGTGTTCCGCGCCTGGGCTCCCTACCTTGTCCTCACCATCATGGTGCTGGTATGGGGCATCCCGTCCGTTAAGACCTCCCTGGATAAGAGCAAGGTGGTGGTCCCGGTCACAGGCCTCGACAACGCCATCGTGAAAAAGGTCTCCAAGCCGGAGGACGGCGTCAAGAAGGTCGCCGCGGTTAAGGCCGAAGCGGCCAAACAGGCGGCGCTCCTCGCGCCGGCCGACGCCAAGCAGGCAGCACTTGCGGCTGGCCTTGCGGAACTGCAGGGGCTGGAAGACAAGCTCCTCGTCGTCGAGCAGAGCCTCCCCGCCGGAAAGGCCGTGGTCACCGCCGAGCGTCTGGCCGCCTACGACGCGGTCGACAAGAAGCAGAAGGACCTGCAGAAGATAGAAAAGGAACTGGTCGAGGCGAAGTCGGCGGACAAGGCGCAGTTCAAGGCGCTGGACAAGGCGGTCGCGGACCAGCTCCCGGCCAAGATTGCCGCCAAGTTCACCTTCAACTTCATGTCCGCTGCCGGTACCGCCATACTCATCGCCGCCATCCTCTCGGCACTTATCTGCGGCGTCGGCATCGGCGAATTCTTCCAGGTGCTGGGCAAGACCCTGTTCGACATGCGCTGGCCGGCTGTGACCGTCGCCTCCGTGGTCGGCCTTGCCTTCGTCATGAACGCCTCGGGCATGACCACCAGCATGGGGATCTCCTTCACCAAGGCAGGCGCGTTCTTCCCGTTCCTCTCTCCCTTCCTGGGGATGCTCGGGGTCTTCCTGACCGGCTCCGATACCTCCAGCAACGTCCTCTTCGGCGGGCTGCAGAAGGTGACCGCCGAGCAGCTCGGCATGAACCCGCTTCTGACCGGCGCAGCCAACACCAGCGGCGGCGTCATGGGCAAGATGATCTCGCCGCAGTCCATCGCGGTCGCCTGCGCTGCCACCGGCCTGGTAGGGGAGGAGGGGAACCTGTTCCGCTTCACCCTGAAGCACGCGCTCTTCCTGACTACGGTCATGGGCATCATCGTGGCGCTGCAGGCCTACGTCTTCCCCTGGATGATCCCCTGA
- a CDS encoding lactate utilization protein — protein MYELFKTKASAVGAEVHRVGGKIEAVELIVSLLKDENVVDLPGCRAVWAEGTFLNGIDRGALKELPGLSFEVTRERAAQAKVGISEMSFAVADTGSLVQDQSAAADRLASSLTDIHIALVPSANIVPDKVSLFSRISPRTSRYIAFITGPSRTADIERVLTIGVHGPQRLVIIFVDGLEGVSR, from the coding sequence ATGTACGAGCTATTCAAGACCAAGGCGTCCGCCGTCGGGGCGGAGGTGCATCGGGTCGGCGGCAAGATAGAGGCGGTTGAGCTGATCGTCTCCTTGCTGAAGGATGAAAACGTCGTCGATCTTCCCGGCTGCCGAGCGGTATGGGCGGAAGGGACCTTCCTGAATGGGATTGACCGGGGGGCACTAAAGGAGCTGCCGGGGCTTTCGTTCGAGGTGACCCGGGAGCGTGCGGCCCAGGCAAAGGTGGGGATCAGCGAAATGAGCTTCGCCGTCGCCGACACCGGTTCGCTGGTGCAGGATCAAAGCGCCGCCGCCGACCGGCTCGCCTCCTCGCTCACCGACATCCACATAGCCCTCGTCCCGAGCGCCAACATCGTCCCGGACAAGGTCTCCCTTTTCAGCAGGATCTCCCCCAGGACCAGCCGCTACATAGCATTCATCACCGGTCCCAGCCGCACCGCCGACATCGAGCGGGTGCTCACCATCGGGGTGCACGGCCCCCAACGTCTGGTCATCATCTTCGTGGACGGGCTTGAGGGGGTTAGCCGATGA